TCAGAAAGAGTGCATCCTTGGAGACAGAAATGTATCATTCTCTGCTTATCGCAGACCAGATCACGAAAAGGATGGCCTTGCGGCAGGTGATGACTCCACTGAAATAAGCATTTTTGAGGCCCAGAAGTACTTCAACGAAAGCATCATTGATGCCCACAAGGtgagcaacaacaacaataatggTGCTATTAATATTAATAACAGAGCAATATCTTCTCCTTTGGCCAACAATGTCAGCATCGACAACATGGAACAGCCTTCGAGATTCTCGTGGGCGGCTTCCTCATCCGTTCATGATGAATACTCCAGTATTAACATGGCAAGGAATAACTACAGAGCTCGGTCTTTTCATGCGGCTGCAACGCCAACGGCTTCATCTGAAGCCAGTTGGAACAGCCAGACTGGATTGTTATCCCATCCTCCTGGTAAAGTTGCAGTTTCACTGCGGAGTCctactcatcatcatcatcaacatcatcatGATCACAAGAAAAGTAGAGGAATGGCCGCATTGCCATCGTCTTCGTCTTCTCCGAGAGTGAGATGGTTTAGTTTTCCAAGAAGATGTCCATGCTCTGGCAAGAAATCAGTTCGAGTTGAGGACAGAATGTCATCACAGCAACCGGCTAAGACCTCATCATCACATtacacagcagcagcagcagccgcCCCGAGGATTGTATCCTTGGATCTCAGAAATCAAACACCCAAGTCAAAGTCAGTGGTGGCAGCGAGTGGCGACCAGCATTTGATGTGGGATGAAGAACATCGTCGTCGTTGGGAGGGGCAGATGACTGTTAAGATACCATCAGCTGGAAACCCCCACAATCGATTATTCAGACCTCTTCCTGCTGCTGCGGAGATGCAAGCACAACATACTAACGCCTTTAGCTTTCCCGTATTGAAACTGAATGGGAGGGGCACATCGTGGTCCTCGTCGTCACCAATGTTGAAGTTGCAGCAGCAGCCTGCTACTGTAAAACAAGAACCAACTCTGGGACGGGAAGGTCATCTGGAACCCTTGACTACTAGTACTGATGAACAATCATCCACAACTATTTCAATCCACAAGCCTGCTACTACTAGTACTGATCACTCGAGTACTGGTTTCACATTCCCTGCAAGTCCCAAATCCCGAGTAATTATAAGCAATGATGACGATTTGGGAAGCGATGCAAGCTCTGATTTATTCGAGATTGAAAGCTTCTCTACTAGTACTCAAACAACAGCTACTGCCAACAACTACCCATCAGTGTTGTACCAATACAACAACTACCGCAGGGATTCAATGGAAGATGATGCCTCCAGCTTTAATGCTATTAGAGGTTTGTATCGCCGGCGAAGCAGCTTAGATAATGAGCCAATGACGACTTCATCAGCCGAGTACTGCTACGAGCCTAGTGAAGCAAGCATAGACTGGAGTGTAACCACCGCAGAGGGGTTGGACCGGCCCAGCACATCATCGGAAGCAGATTACCATCAAGATGAGCTGGAAAAGATGAGCAGACGACGCCCGTCATCCGTAGGGAGTTATGGGTTGTTGAGCTGTCGATGGGAGAAGGCGGTGAGCGTGGGGCCGAACCCAGTGAGACTAGTGAGTAGTATGCCTGCTGGTGCTGTTGGTGAGGTGATGAAGCATGTGGGGAGTAGGCCACCCTTACCCTATAAACCACGCTGCTCTCACTTGTCTATTCCTTCTGCAACATCATTCCATTCATAGATGCAACAGCGGCAGCAGCCTCCTGTTCACGCCAGCACCCATCTCTCGTCTTATTCTCCCATCCTTGCTTTTCTTTCCAGTGGATAATCGTGTGATATGTTTTctttcattcaaaattgtgtctGTCGATTTGCATCAATGATTGAAATGTCAAATAGCTCTTTGAATTTTATGCGTTCTACTTCATCTTCCAAGTATTCGATCCCATCCGCGCGCTCCTTAGCTCGTTTCCTGTGTCCCAATTGAGAACTTCAGTTACAATGAGTTCTAATTGCTTCAGCAAAAACATCAATCAATGAGAATAAGATGTTAGAAGTCCATGCTTTAAGAACCAAAGCGTATGAGAATTATCTCGACTTCAGATCCAAAAAGAGGATACAACCAAGTAAATGCATTTAGATGTATACAGCGCATGCAAAATCCGTCTCATAGCATCTAAGAGGAGTTGGAAAATACATGCTACTACTTACACCAAAAGTGGGAGACAAAAGAAATAGTGCATACTTTGTATAATTACAAATGGATTGCAGATATTTATACGTGTATACATAGCATGGTTTATAATTGCTGGCACAAGCTTCGTCAAACACTACCAACTGGAATTTCTATTGTTCTGAATCACACAAGGGACGTAGCTCCAGAGGCCCTTTCTGTGTAGCACCACCACCTTCTGCCTCTTTCAACTCTGTTTGCAAGTTGAAACCAAATCCACCATCACTAGGGTACATGTCCCGATCCCACTGACCAACAAATTCATTCTTTTGGTCACCTTTTGGAGGCAGATCAGACGTGGTGCAATCACTCGGTAACCCATCATCCATCCTGTGTTTCTTTCGGGGAGATGACAACCCCGTAGATGCATCACCAGGTGTCTCCAACTGGGATAGCTTTTGCTTATCCTCAGATGATGGTAATGCATCAGACCCTTTGAGGACGCCACCAAGTTTCTGTTGCTCCTCAATGATCTTCTGCAAGTACTTTCCCTGAGCCTCTATTCTCATTTGTAGTTGTCTTTGAACCTGAACATGCATCCAACCTTATGAGTAAAGTTTATCGCATAGCCATAAGGTATACCAGCCaagaaccaaaagaaaaaacttcTCAGAGAGCCAACACGCGTATTCATGACAGAACCAAAAGGGAACGAAAAAGCCAGTGAAAGGAACACATATGAGTACAATCCATTACAAGCTTTGATGATATGTTATGAGCTTTCATCTGATTGTCAAAGGATATGGTCCAGGAAACAGTTCCATATTCTCGCACTACACTAGAAATGAACAAGCAACATAACAAAGTGGTCATGTGCTTGCATGAACAGTCATTTACAATTATCATAGGCAGTCCACAGATTTGGATACAATTTCACAAATGATAACAATTGCATTAATATGCaaaatatcaattaagcaatcaGTGAAACTTGTACCACCTCCATGCTGCTCACCCACCAATCCcatagaataaataaataaataaaaaacatctCTTCTAAAAGACCATATGATTCAACCAACCCACAAACATTCCCAGAACACACCTATAACAACCATAtccttttttatttcctttcaaAGCTAGAGATGGTGCTATTGTGGCCAGCAGTGCTGACTTCTAGAGTAGCCACTGACACCCAGGACATGACTGCTCTCTGACCATCCTTTATTTGTTGTCTTTTAAAGTATATCCCataaaagggtaaaattgtaATAAAATAGGCATTTACAGATGGAGCCACTGCTGGGGTTGAGTAAAACGAAGGGTCGCAATAGAGGAAGCCTTAGGTAATACACATTTATGCAACCTATTTTCTTGGTTCTCTTTGCTGTAGAACTATGATTCAATAATAAAACAAAGTTGGTACATgacaaaacaagaaaataaaggtTTCACAAATTGAGGCCCCACAGCTAAGATAAAATTTAACACCTATACAGCTTTTCCAACTCAAATACCAAGCTCAAATTGTAGTTGTTGCTTTCAAATAGGATGAATTTGTTGGCTACGAGACTGAATTAACAGGGATTGCTCGTCTCATGTGGGGAGTTTCAATCCAATGTATGTGGCCTTGGATCAAttaatgaagaagatgaagagatctatatatgtttatacacatacatataatatatatatatatatatatgcaacctTGCTCAGGTgtggatatccgcacctaagcaaaacgtacggatttcccatttttacccactttccgatcatattttcacatcttaaacgttcagtttttagatcctaatgtgtagatcatctctacaaattttcagccaatttcatGATCGTTAAggaatccaaaactgcaatttacacgaacgaaccgaatctgtcgaaccggaaccgttcgtgtttataatggtaaattgcaattttagatgccttaacgatcatcaaattggctgaaaatttgtagaaatgatctaaacattaggatctaaaaactgaacggttaagatgtgaaaatatgatcggaaagtgggggaaaact
Above is a genomic segment from Rosa chinensis cultivar Old Blush chromosome 3, RchiOBHm-V2, whole genome shotgun sequence containing:
- the LOC112192019 gene encoding myb family transcription factor PHL7 isoform X2; its protein translation is MENNDCAGPPISMTASSTPSHNLVDQIVGATPKGVLRVMGVPGLTIYHVKSHLQKYRLAKYLPESPADGSKDEKKGSGDSLSCSDSSPGVQINEALRMQMEVQKRLHEQLEVQRQLQMRIEAQGKYLQKIIEEQQKLGGVLKGSDALPSSEDKQKLSQLETPGDASTGLSSPRKKHRMDDGLPSDCTTSDLPPKGDQKNEFVGQWDRDMYPSDGGFGFNLQTELKEAEGGGATQKGPLELRPLCDSEQ
- the LOC112194624 gene encoding protein PHYTOCHROME KINASE SUBSTRATE 4 encodes the protein MERSKGVSSGSSSNSNSNSNSISQKECILGDRNVSFSAYRRPDHEKDGLAAGDDSTEISIFEAQKYFNESIIDAHKVSNNNNNGAININNRAISSPLANNVSIDNMEQPSRFSWAASSSVHDEYSSINMARNNYRARSFHAAATPTASSEASWNSQTGLLSHPPGKVAVSLRSPTHHHHQHHHDHKKSRGMAALPSSSSSPRVRWFSFPRRCPCSGKKSVRVEDRMSSQQPAKTSSSHYTAAAAAAPRIVSLDLRNQTPKSKSVVAASGDQHLMWDEEHRRRWEGQMTVKIPSAGNPHNRLFRPLPAAAEMQAQHTNAFSFPVLKLNGRGTSWSSSSPMLKLQQQPATVKQEPTLGREGHLEPLTTSTDEQSSTTISIHKPATTSTDHSSTGFTFPASPKSRVIISNDDDLGSDASSDLFEIESFSTSTQTTATANNYPSVLYQYNNYRRDSMEDDASSFNAIRGLYRRRSSLDNEPMTTSSAEYCYEPSEASIDWSVTTAEGLDRPSTSSEADYHQDELEKMSRRRPSSVGSYGLLSCRWEKAVSVGPNPVRLVSSMPAGAVGEVMKHVGSRPPLPYKPRCSHLSIPSATSFHS